From one Sphingomonas xanthus genomic stretch:
- the sseA gene encoding 3-mercaptopyruvate sulfurtransferase, with product MDNLVTTHWLAQNLGAADLAIVDSTLFLPGEGRDPVAEFRVAHIPGARFLDIDAVSDKASPSPHMLPSAAVFGEAMRDLGVGRDDRIIVYDNSGLRTAARGWFMIRHFGAERVAILDGGFQKWRAEGRPVESGDPAPRKARFDARERPGEVIAKAEIAQGLSIPLLDARGPGRFAGTDADPRPGVASGHIPGARNLPYAALYRDDGTLRSDEELAALFDALRVDPRTPFVASCGSGVTANSIIFAAHRLGGRHARLYDGSWSEWGADPTTPKAKGPSRG from the coding sequence ATGGATAATTTGGTGACCACCCACTGGCTGGCGCAGAACCTTGGCGCGGCCGACCTCGCCATCGTCGATTCGACCCTTTTCCTGCCGGGAGAGGGCCGCGACCCGGTTGCAGAATTTCGCGTCGCACATATCCCCGGCGCCCGCTTCCTCGATATCGACGCGGTCAGCGACAAGGCGTCGCCGAGCCCGCACATGCTGCCGTCGGCAGCCGTCTTCGGCGAAGCGATGCGCGACCTCGGCGTCGGGCGCGACGACCGCATCATAGTCTATGACAACAGCGGCCTCAGGACGGCCGCCCGCGGCTGGTTCATGATTCGCCATTTCGGGGCGGAGCGGGTTGCGATCCTCGACGGCGGCTTTCAGAAATGGCGCGCGGAAGGAAGGCCGGTTGAAAGCGGCGATCCGGCGCCGCGCAAGGCCCGGTTCGATGCCCGCGAGCGGCCGGGTGAAGTCATCGCCAAGGCGGAAATTGCGCAGGGCCTGTCTATCCCGCTGCTCGACGCGCGCGGGCCGGGCCGGTTCGCCGGAACAGACGCCGATCCCCGGCCGGGTGTCGCCTCGGGACACATCCCGGGTGCCAGGAACCTGCCCTATGCCGCGCTTTACCGCGACGATGGCACGCTTCGCTCCGACGAGGAGCTGGCCGCACTGTTCGACGCGCTGCGGGTCGATCCCAGGACCCCGTTCGTCGCCTCCTGCGGGTCGGGGGTGACGGCCAACAGCATCATTTTTGCCGCCCACCGCCTCGGCGGACGCCACGCACGGCTATATGATGGAAGCTGGAGCGAGTGGGGCGCCGATCCAACGACGCCCAAGGCCAAGGGTCCGTCTAGAGGCTGA